A portion of the Glycine max cultivar Williams 82 chromosome 10, Glycine_max_v4.0, whole genome shotgun sequence genome contains these proteins:
- the LOC100789839 gene encoding RNA-binding protein 39 isoform X1, whose product MDFDEYEYLENAVENPQAKHRANGGDKSVKSEERGRNGSSKHKGDDDDDVDLHPKHSKPGDDSHDRERLREKRGSSRHGSKSRDGDKDRSSGGIRDRKRDRDRDHENKDRKRDHGDKDVKRDRERDRDHGRDQERDRRDRGSEAERQQRSRSRSDRHRTDLDDKDRETSRDREYRDIERSRDKDYKDRGRVRESRERDRQDRRHKEKKEEATEPEADPERDQRTVFAYQISLKADERDVYEFFSRAGKVRDVRLIMDRNSRRSKGVGYIEFYDVMSVPMAIALSGQPLLGQPVMVKPSEAEKNLVQSTTSVANGLTGLIGPYSGGARKLYVGNLHVSITEADIRRVFEAFGQVELVQLPLDESGHCKGFGFVQFARLEDARNAQSLNGQLEIGGRTIKVSAVTDQSGMQEVGGNTGDFDDDEGGGLSLNACSRAILMQKLDRSGTASSMVGSIGNSGVNNTGLNLPATGNILAAAPVGGLAGGGLQIPTATIPSIDPIGVPSECLMLKNMFDPKDETEPDFDLDIKEDVEAECSKFGALKHIYVDKKSAGFVYLRFEDTQSAISAQQALHGRWFAGKMITASFMVPQSYEDKFPDSR is encoded by the exons ATGGATTTTGATGAGTATGAGTATTTAGAGAACGCAGTTGAAAACCCTCAAGCTAAGCACAGGGCTAATGGTGGGGACAAAAGTGTGAAATCTGAAGAGAGAGGGCGGAATGGGAGTTCAAAGCATaagggtgatgatgatgatgatgttgatcTCCATCCCAAGCATTCAAAACCTGGAGACGATTCTCATGATCGCGAGAGGCTCAGAGAAAAAAGAGGCTCATCCCGTCATGGTTCAAAGTCCCGAGATGGAGACAAGGACAGAAGCTCTGGGGGCATTAGGGATAGGAAGAGGGATAGGGACAGAGATCATGAGAACAAGGATAGGAAGAGAGACCATGGGGACAAGGATGTGAAGAGAGATAGGGAGAGAGACAGAGACCACGGTCGTGACCAAGAAAGGGACAGAAGGGACCGTGGGAGTGAGGCTGAGCGGCAACAGCGAAGCAGAAGTAGGTCTGATAGGCATCGAACTGATCTGGATGACAAAGACAGAGAGACAAGTCGTGACAGGGAGTATAGAGATATAGAGAGAAGCCGGGATAAGGATTACAAAGACAGAGGAAGGGTGAGGGAATCAAGGGAACGGGATAGACAAGACAG ACGGcataaagagaaaaaggaagaagcaACAGAACCTGAGGCTGATCCTGAAAGAGATCAAAGGACTGTGTTTGCTTATCAG ATTTCTCTGAAAGCAGATGAAAGAGATGTATATGAGTTCTTCTCAAGGGCTGGCAAG GTGCGAGATGTTCGCTTGATTATGGATCGCAATTCAAGACGTTCCAAGGGTGTTGG GTATATTGAGTTTTATGATGTCATGTCTGTCCCCATGGCAATAGCACTTTCGGGCCAACCTCTTCTTGGTCAACCAGTGATGGTGAAGCCATCAGAAGCAGAAAAGAATTTGGTTCAGTCCACAACATCTGTTGCTAATGGACTCACTGGACTTATAGGCCCTTATTCTGGGGGAGCAAGAAAGCTGTATGTTGGCAATCTGCATGTCAGTATTACTGAAGCTGATATTCGTAGG GTGTTTGAAGCATTTGGTCAGGTTGAGCTAGTCCAGCTGCCTCTTGATGAAAGTGGGCACTGCAAAGGTTTTGGCTTTGTGCAG TTTGCACGCCTTGAAGATGCAAGAAATGCTCAGAGCTTGAATGGTCAATTAGAGATTGGTGGTAGGACAATCAAG GTATCAGCTGTTACTGATCAATCTGGAATGCAAGAAGTTGGAGGAAATACTGgtgattttgatgatgatgaaggaGGTGGCTTG TCCTTGAATGCATGTTCTCGAGCAATTCTCATGCAGAAGTTGGATCGTAGTGGTACTGCATCAAG CATGGTTGGTTCCATCGGTAATTCTGGTGTCAACAACACAGGTCTTAATCTACCTGCAACAGGAAACATACTCGCAGCTGCGCCTGTGGGTGGATTGGCAGGTGGAGGTCTCCAAATTCCCACGGCTACAATTCCTTCTATTGATCCAATCGGTGTTCCAAGTGAATGCTTAATGTTAAAGAATATGTTTGATCCCAAAGATGAG ACTGAACCAGATTTTGATTTGGATATTAAAGAAGATGTTGAAGCCGAATGCTCTAAGTTTGGGGCCTTAAAACACATATATGTTGATAA GAAGAGTGCTGGTTTTGTCTATTTACGATTTGAAGATACCCAATCTGCAATAAGTGCACAGCAGGCCTTGCACGGAAGATGGTTTGCTGGGAAGATGATCACTGCAAGCTTCATG GTGCCTCAGTCATACGAGGATAAATTCCCAGACAGCAGATAA
- the LOC100789839 gene encoding RNA-binding protein 39 isoform X3, protein MDRNSRRSKGVGYIEFYDVMSVPMAIALSGQPLLGQPVMVKPSEAEKNLVQSTTSVANGLTGLIGPYSGGARKLYVGNLHVSITEADIRRVFEAFGQVELVQLPLDESGHCKGFGFVQFARLEDARNAQSLNGQLEIGGRTIKVSAVTDQSGMQEVGGNTGDFDDDEGGGLSLNACSRAILMQKLDRSGTASSMVGSIGNSGVNNTGLNLPATGNILAAAPVGGLAGGGLQIPTATIPSIDPIGVPSECLMLKNMFDPKDETEPDFDLDIKEDVEAECSKFGALKHIYVDKKSAGFVYLRFEDTQSAISAQQALHGRWFAGKMITASFMVPQSYEDKFPDSR, encoded by the exons ATGGATCGCAATTCAAGACGTTCCAAGGGTGTTGG GTATATTGAGTTTTATGATGTCATGTCTGTCCCCATGGCAATAGCACTTTCGGGCCAACCTCTTCTTGGTCAACCAGTGATGGTGAAGCCATCAGAAGCAGAAAAGAATTTGGTTCAGTCCACAACATCTGTTGCTAATGGACTCACTGGACTTATAGGCCCTTATTCTGGGGGAGCAAGAAAGCTGTATGTTGGCAATCTGCATGTCAGTATTACTGAAGCTGATATTCGTAGG GTGTTTGAAGCATTTGGTCAGGTTGAGCTAGTCCAGCTGCCTCTTGATGAAAGTGGGCACTGCAAAGGTTTTGGCTTTGTGCAG TTTGCACGCCTTGAAGATGCAAGAAATGCTCAGAGCTTGAATGGTCAATTAGAGATTGGTGGTAGGACAATCAAG GTATCAGCTGTTACTGATCAATCTGGAATGCAAGAAGTTGGAGGAAATACTGgtgattttgatgatgatgaaggaGGTGGCTTG TCCTTGAATGCATGTTCTCGAGCAATTCTCATGCAGAAGTTGGATCGTAGTGGTACTGCATCAAG CATGGTTGGTTCCATCGGTAATTCTGGTGTCAACAACACAGGTCTTAATCTACCTGCAACAGGAAACATACTCGCAGCTGCGCCTGTGGGTGGATTGGCAGGTGGAGGTCTCCAAATTCCCACGGCTACAATTCCTTCTATTGATCCAATCGGTGTTCCAAGTGAATGCTTAATGTTAAAGAATATGTTTGATCCCAAAGATGAG ACTGAACCAGATTTTGATTTGGATATTAAAGAAGATGTTGAAGCCGAATGCTCTAAGTTTGGGGCCTTAAAACACATATATGTTGATAA GAAGAGTGCTGGTTTTGTCTATTTACGATTTGAAGATACCCAATCTGCAATAAGTGCACAGCAGGCCTTGCACGGAAGATGGTTTGCTGGGAAGATGATCACTGCAAGCTTCATG GTGCCTCAGTCATACGAGGATAAATTCCCAGACAGCAGATAA
- the LOC100789839 gene encoding RNA-binding protein 39 isoform X2 yields MSGGFGLYTCKDNLLPCCEFKEHENFVLGKYGLCRMLLLFSNLNCYKEVACITTTWVIIVFLLCCRRHKEKKEEATEPEADPERDQRTVFAYQISLKADERDVYEFFSRAGKVRDVRLIMDRNSRRSKGVGYIEFYDVMSVPMAIALSGQPLLGQPVMVKPSEAEKNLVQSTTSVANGLTGLIGPYSGGARKLYVGNLHVSITEADIRRVFEAFGQVELVQLPLDESGHCKGFGFVQFARLEDARNAQSLNGQLEIGGRTIKVSAVTDQSGMQEVGGNTGDFDDDEGGGLSLNACSRAILMQKLDRSGTASSMVGSIGNSGVNNTGLNLPATGNILAAAPVGGLAGGGLQIPTATIPSIDPIGVPSECLMLKNMFDPKDETEPDFDLDIKEDVEAECSKFGALKHIYVDKKSAGFVYLRFEDTQSAISAQQALHGRWFAGKMITASFMVPQSYEDKFPDSR; encoded by the exons ATGTCAGGTGGATTTGGGCTTTATACATGTAAAGACAATTTGCTGCCATGTTGCGAATTTAAGGAACATGAAAATTTTGTGTTGGGAAAATATGGTTTATGCAGaatgttattgttattttcaaatctGAACTGCTATAAAGAGGTTGCATGTATAACAACAACTTgggttataattgtttttttgttatgttgtaGACGGcataaagagaaaaaggaagaagcaACAGAACCTGAGGCTGATCCTGAAAGAGATCAAAGGACTGTGTTTGCTTATCAG ATTTCTCTGAAAGCAGATGAAAGAGATGTATATGAGTTCTTCTCAAGGGCTGGCAAG GTGCGAGATGTTCGCTTGATTATGGATCGCAATTCAAGACGTTCCAAGGGTGTTGG GTATATTGAGTTTTATGATGTCATGTCTGTCCCCATGGCAATAGCACTTTCGGGCCAACCTCTTCTTGGTCAACCAGTGATGGTGAAGCCATCAGAAGCAGAAAAGAATTTGGTTCAGTCCACAACATCTGTTGCTAATGGACTCACTGGACTTATAGGCCCTTATTCTGGGGGAGCAAGAAAGCTGTATGTTGGCAATCTGCATGTCAGTATTACTGAAGCTGATATTCGTAGG GTGTTTGAAGCATTTGGTCAGGTTGAGCTAGTCCAGCTGCCTCTTGATGAAAGTGGGCACTGCAAAGGTTTTGGCTTTGTGCAG TTTGCACGCCTTGAAGATGCAAGAAATGCTCAGAGCTTGAATGGTCAATTAGAGATTGGTGGTAGGACAATCAAG GTATCAGCTGTTACTGATCAATCTGGAATGCAAGAAGTTGGAGGAAATACTGgtgattttgatgatgatgaaggaGGTGGCTTG TCCTTGAATGCATGTTCTCGAGCAATTCTCATGCAGAAGTTGGATCGTAGTGGTACTGCATCAAG CATGGTTGGTTCCATCGGTAATTCTGGTGTCAACAACACAGGTCTTAATCTACCTGCAACAGGAAACATACTCGCAGCTGCGCCTGTGGGTGGATTGGCAGGTGGAGGTCTCCAAATTCCCACGGCTACAATTCCTTCTATTGATCCAATCGGTGTTCCAAGTGAATGCTTAATGTTAAAGAATATGTTTGATCCCAAAGATGAG ACTGAACCAGATTTTGATTTGGATATTAAAGAAGATGTTGAAGCCGAATGCTCTAAGTTTGGGGCCTTAAAACACATATATGTTGATAA GAAGAGTGCTGGTTTTGTCTATTTACGATTTGAAGATACCCAATCTGCAATAAGTGCACAGCAGGCCTTGCACGGAAGATGGTTTGCTGGGAAGATGATCACTGCAAGCTTCATG GTGCCTCAGTCATACGAGGATAAATTCCCAGACAGCAGATAA